The genomic DNA CATTCCCTTCAATTCGCTGGCTGGCGCCAGTCATCGGCTCGGCGCGTCGCCCTGCCGCATCTTCTCCGATCGCCCGTGCCTCGGACAAGGCCCGACAATGAAAATATGCGGCAATCTGGCATGCCGGAGGATGTGGCCGAGACGGGCCGGACGCATCGGACACGCCCTGACGCAAGAGATAAGCCCCTTGCCCGGAGTGCACAATGGGAACCGGGAACCCGCCCGCGTCACAAGATGTCAATAATCTGTCAGAAAGCAGTTGATCCCGGGCAAATCATCGGTATATAGACGCGCGTCCGCCGGTTATCAGCCGGCTGACGCCGAAGGGCCCCGCCCTTCCCATCCAGCCGGATTGACCATCGGCTGCTGACGGATGGACAGGTGGCCGAGTGGTTGAAGGCGCACGCCTGGAACGCGTGTATACGTGAAAGCGTATCGAGGGTTCGAATCCCTCTCTGTCCGCCATTTCCCCCTTGTTCTGTTTCCATTACCAATGCGCATTAAGCGCTACCCTTGTCCTATCTACTGGCGGGTATTGATCTGAGGCGCCGTGACAACGTCGGTGCGCAAAGTCGCGTCCTTTCTTTTCTCCTCCTGCTGAACAGCGCACTTGTTATTGAGATAAGTCAGTGCTTATGTGTTTGGCATGATCGAGAACGAGATATTCCGAGCCCTGGCTGACCCCACGCGCCGCGCCATCTTCGAGAAGCTTGCTGACGGAAGCATGAATGCCAGCGCTTTGCGGGAAGGTATGGACATAAGCCAGCCGGCCATGTCCCAGCACATTTCCGTGTTGCGGAGTGCCGGGTTGGTGAAGGAGCAGCGGCAAGGTCGGTTCGTAAACTACGAAGTCGACCCGGACGGGCTGGCGCAAATTGCGCAGTGGCTCGCGAAATACCGTGCCTACTGGCCGGCACGCATCGAAGCTCTGAAGATCTTGCTGAAGGATATGGACCAATGAACCACGAAATCAGCGCCCCGGACGATAACAGCCTTGAGCTGGAATACGAACTCGACGAGGCGCCGCAGAAGGTCTGGCGCGC from Ensifer adhaerens includes the following:
- a CDS encoding ArsR/SmtB family transcription factor — its product is MIENEIFRALADPTRRAIFEKLADGSMNASALREGMDISQPAMSQHISVLRSAGLVKEQRQGRFVNYEVDPDGLAQIAQWLAKYRAYWPARIEALKILLKDMDQ